One stretch of Podospora pseudoanserina strain CBS 124.78 chromosome 4, whole genome shotgun sequence DNA includes these proteins:
- the HGT1_1 gene encoding high affinity glucose transporter (COG:P; EggNog:ENOG503NVJ9) produces the protein MYQASNVYFICGFAAIGGALFGFDISSLSGTLGTQAYKRYFSNPVSYTQGGITASMPAGSLLGSLVSSFLADKYSRKVALQISCVLWIIGSILMTASQNVPMLCIGRVVCGFSVGIASAIVPVYQSEIAPKEIRGRVVSLQQWAITWGILIQYFIQFGAAHGTGGGPSDPDQPTAAFRIPWGIQMVPAVILFVGLFFFPYSPRWLASKDRWEEALQVLANLHGKGNTRHPKVLAQYQEIEDALKFEREQAVSSFKALIEPRMLKRVALGMSIQMWSQLCGMNIMMYYIVYIMEGAQIASPLATASIQYVINVVMTLPAILFLDKWGRRPSLIYGSFGMMTWLFISGALQQYYGQPNTEETRTPDNSDITWIVINNRPVSSAIVSCSYLFVATFATTWGPVSWTYPAEIFPSKIRAKAVSLSTSANWFWNMVLAFAVPPLLWNISYKMYYIFAAFNGAAFIHMALMAPETKGFTLEEMDEVFNSGRPAWKKFDRGSRLEELEREIERGNVKVSVPPGGRPVAGDPEQGVELKKVATPPAGNPIS, from the exons ATGTATCAGGCAAGCAATGTTTACTTTATATGCGGGTTTGCCGCCATTG GCGGCGCCCTCTTCGGCTTCGACATCTCGTCTCTGTCGGGCACCCTAGGCACCCAAGCCTACAAGCGCTACTTCAGCAACCCAGTTTCATACACACAGGGAGGCATCACCGCCTCCATGCCCGCTGGCTCTTTGCTGGGATCTCTCGTCTCGTCCTTCCTGGCGGATAAGTACTCGCGCAAGGTGGCGCTACAGATCTCTTGCGTGCTATGGATCATCGGTTCCATTCTCATGACGGCCTCCCAAAATGTTCCGATGCTGTGTATAGGCAGGGTGGTGTGCGGTTTCTCGGTTGGCATCGCGTCGGCGATTGTGCCAGTGTACCAGAGCGAGATTGCGCCCAAGGAGATCAGGGGCAGAGTAGTGAGCTTGCAACAATGGGCTATCACGTGGGGTATCTTGAT TCAATATTTCATCCAGTTCGGAGCTGCTCATGGCACTGGAGGTGGACCAAGCGATCCCGATCAACCAACCGCCGCCTTCCGAATCCCATGGGGCATTCAAATGGTGCCTGCTGTCATCCTCTTCGTGggtctcttcttcttcccttaCAGTCCTCGTTGGTTGGCGTCCAAGGATCGATGGGAGGAGGCTCTCCAGGTTTTGGCGAACCTACATGGGAAGGGAAATACTCGCCATCCCAAGGTACTGGCGCAATATCAGGAGATTGAAGATGCCTTGAAGTTTGAGAGAGAGCAGGCTGTGTCTTCATTCAAAGCCCTCATTGAGCCAAGAATGTTGAAGAGGGTGGCACTGGGCATGAGTATTCAGATGTGGTCTCAGCTGTGTGGCATGAACATCATGAT GTACTATATCGTCTACATCATGGAAGGCGCCCAGATTGCCTCTCCTTTGGCTACAGCATCGATTCAATACGTCATCAACGTGGTGATGACCCTACCagccatcctcttcctcgatAAATGGGGCCGTCGTCCCTCCCTGATCTATGGATCATTCGGCATGATGACTTGGCTATTCATTTCTGGTGCCCTGCAACAATATTACGGACAGCCCAACACGGAGGAGACGAGAACGCCCGACAACAGCGACATCACCTGGATTGTTATTAACAACCGGCCTGTTTCGTCCGCCATTGTCTCGTGCTCGTACTTGTTTGTCGCTACATTCGCCACGACTTGGGGTCCTGTCTCGTGGACCTACCCAGCGGAGATTTTCCCGTCCAAGATCCGTGCCAAAGCTGTTTCGCTTTCAACATCGGCTAATTGGTTCTGGAACATGGTACTTGCCTTTGCCGTGCCGCCGCTGTTGTGGAACATCTCTTACAAAATGTACTACATCTTTGCTGCGTTTAACGGGGCGGCTTTCATCCACATGGCACTGATGGCGCCAGAGACGAAGGGGTTCACActggaggagatggacgaGGTGTTTAACTCGGGGAGGCCAGCTTGGAAAAAGTTTGATAGGGGAAGcaggttggaggagctggagagagagattgaGAGGGGGAATGTCAAGGTCTCGGTGCCTCCTGGTGGTCGACCCGTGGCCGGCGATCCAGAGCAGGGCGTtgagttgaagaaggtggctACTCCTCCGGCTGGAAACCCTATCTCATGA
- a CDS encoding hypothetical protein (EggNog:ENOG503NVMZ; COG:C) has translation MSGPPKTQALIDSLANSKCEYRRLGQSGLRISVPIFGCMSFGDSRAMSWAVGEEKALPLLKAAYDRGLNTWDTANMYCNGASEVLIGKALKQYDIPRHKVIIMTKCFWAVGEEIELAAWQNNKEMVTKSKDYVNQGGLSRAAIFNQVEASLKRLDTDYIDLLQIHRFDPETPIEETMKALHDLVQSGKVRYLGASSMWATQFARMQFCAERNGWTKFVSMQNHYNLLYREEEREMNRFCNDTGVGLIPWAPLCRGHLARRLDQFGSTDRSKGEKDNQPGAHGTVEPDITIIKRAIELADKHEWPISHVALAWINKRVASPIVGFNSIERMEEVISANGKVLTEEEEKYLEELYQPKAIQGHA, from the exons ATGAGCGGCCCTCCTAAGACGCAGGCTCTCATCGACTCTCTTGCCAACTCAAAATGTGAATACCGCCGCCTAGGCCAGTCAGGCCTCCGGATCTCGGTCCCTATCTTCGGCTGCATGTCTTTCGGCGACTCCCGCGCCATGAGCTGGGCAGTCGGCGAGGAAAaggccctccccctcctcaaagcAGCCTACGACCGCGGACTCAACACCTGGGACACGGCCAACATGTACTGCAACGGCGCCTCTGAAGTCCTCATTGGGAAAGCCCTCAAGCAGTACGACATCCCCCGCCAcaaagtcatcatcatgaccaAGTGCTTCTGGGCAGTCGGCGAAGAAATCGAGCTTGCCGCCTGGCAGAACAATAAGGAGATGGTGACCAAGTCCAAGGACTACGTCAACCAGGGTGGTCTGTCAAGAGCGGCGATTTTCAACCAGGTCGAGGCGAGCTTGAAGAGGCTGGATACGGATTACATTGATCTACTGCAGATCCACCGCTTCGATCCCGAGACGCCCATCGAGGAGACGATGAAGGCGCTGCACGATCTTGTGCAGAGCGGGAAGGTGAGGTATTTGGGAGCGAGCAGCATGTGGGCGACGCAGTTTGCAAGGATGCAGTTTTGTGCCGAGAGAAACGGTTGGACTAAGTTTGTCTCGATGCAAAATCACTACAACTTGCTGTATCGTGAAGAGGAAAGGGAGATGAACAGGTTCTGCAACGACACCGGGGTGGGATTGATTCCATGGGCGCCGTTATGCAGGGGCCATTTGGCCCGGAGGCTGGATCAGTTTGGATCAACGGATAGGAGtaagggggagaaggataACCAGCCTGGGGCCCATGGTACAGTCGAGCCTGACATTACTATTATCAAAAGGGCCATTGAGTTGGCGGACAAGCATGAGTGGCCT ATTTCCCACGTTGCATTGGCTTGGATCAACAAGAGAGTTGCCAGTCCCATTGTCGGGTTCAACAGCATTGAAcggatggaggaggtgatttCTGCCAACGGCAAGGTGTtaacggaggaggaggagaagtatCTTGAAGAACTCTACCAGCCAAAGGCTATCCAAGGCCACGCTTAG
- a CDS encoding hypothetical protein (EggNog:ENOG503NWFT; COG:S), which yields MASLFVALLGQMRSPVSQESLPDPRIGIIPFSDIMAAERTGSQDSMIEMDAQNKMTEKPAAYDPNSDFEAATIVPDPSERGTTSGKDSPAVNDEAVQDPNIVDFDGPEDMDNPMNWPMKKRWQNIAVISVLTIITPLGSSMFAPGIPRILAEFEESSSTVATFILSVYILGFAFGPLLVAPLSEIYGRSVMYNTGNVFFFIFTICTALSNGIPMMMAFRFLMGVAGSVPITLGSGSISDMMPVEFRGRAMAVWAIGPLLGPCIGPVAGGYLIRAAGWRWVYWLIAIVTGLIAVFTFFTLRESYAPVILERRAARLRKETGNPILRSKLADNTTTPAEKLKTALVRPMYFLFRVPIVTLLSLYVAVTYGVLYLLFTTFSLVFGQNTLGSSYGFGEGEVGLVFIPSAIGMALGIVIFGAMSDKLVTQKISSGEKHKPEIRLTPFLTIPAGVTLPIGLFLYGWTTHYGVHWIVPMIGVVIFCFGLMGIMMACQNYLLDVYPQNAASVTAALAVLRSLAGALLPLGAIDMYIALGLGWGNSLLGFISLGLIPIPLLFFLFGERIRGVKKVPTATEA from the exons ATGGCCTCCCTCTTCGTGGCTCTTCTTGGCCAGATGCGATCTCCCGTCAGCCAAGAATCTCTTCCAGATCCCCGGATTGGCATCATCCCATTTTCGGACATAATGGCAGCTGAACGCACAGGATCCCAAGACTCCATGATCGAGATGGACGCTCAAAACAAAATGACAGAAAAGCCGGCCGCCTACGACCCCAACTCGGACTTCGAAGCCGCCACTATCGTGCCCGACCCATCAGAGAGAGGAACCACTTCAGGCAAAGACTCACCCGCCGTGAACGATGAGGCTGTTCAGGATCCCAACATTGTTGACTTCGACGGTCCCGAGGACATGGACAACCCCATGAACTGGCccatgaagaagaggtggcAGAACATTGCCGTCATCTCTGttctcaccatcatcacccccctcggcAGTTCCATGTTCGCACCCGGCATCCCCAGAATCTTGGCCGAGTTTGAAGAGAGCTCTTCCACCGTCGCTACCTTCATTCTCAGCGTTTACATTCTCGGTTTCGCCTTCGGACCTCTCCTCGTCGCTCCTCTGAGTGAGATTTACGGCAGATCTGTGATGTACAACACGGGCAACGTCTTCTttttcatcttcaccatctgCACGGCTCTTTCCAATGGCATTCCAATGATGATGGCCTTCCGCTTCCTCATGGGTGTGGCCGGTTCAGTTCCTATCACTCTCGGCAGTGGCAGTATCTCCGATATGATGCCTGTCGAATTCCGCGGTCGCGCCATGGCAGTCTGGGCCATTGGACCTCTTCTGGGACCATGCATTGGTCCGGTGGCTGGTGGCTACCTCATTCGCGCAGCTGGCTGGCGCTGGGTCTACTGGCTCATTGCCATCGTCACTGGCCTCATCGccgtcttcaccttcttcaccctccgCGAGTCCTACGCACCCGTCATCCTCGAGCGCAGAGCCGCTCGCCTCCGCAAAGAAACCGGtaaccccatcctccgctcCAAGCTcgccgacaacaccaccactccggccgagaagctcaagaccGCCCTCGTACGCCCCATGTACTTCCTCTTCCGCGTCCCCATCGttaccctcctctccctctatGTCGCCGTCACCTATGGTGTTCTctacctcctcttcaccaccttctcacTTGTCTTCGGTCAGAACACGCTTGGCAGCAGCTACGGCttcggggagggtgaggtcgGTCTTGTCTTCATTCCCTCCGCCATTGGTATGGCTCTCGGAATTGTCATCTTCGGTGCCATGAGCGATAAGCTGGTCACGCAAAAGATCAGCAGCGGAGAGAAGCACAAGCCCGAGATCAGACTCACACCCTTCCTGACCATTCCCGCCGGTGTCACGCTTCCTATCGGCTTGTTCTTGTACGGCTGGACCACCCACTATGGCGTTCACTGGATCGTTCCCATGATCGGCGTTGTGATTTTCTGCTTCGGACTCATGGGTATCATGATGGCTTGCCAAAACTACTTGCTG GATGTCTACCCTCAAAACGCCGCCTCTGTCACCGCCGCTCTTGCTGTGCTCAGATCTCTTGCTggcgccctcctccctctgggCGCTATCGACATGTACAttgcccttggccttggaTGGGGCAACTCCCTCCTTGGTTTCATCTCCCTCGGGCTGATTCCCatccctcttctcttcttcttgttcggAGAGAGGATCAGAGGCGTCAAGAAGGTGCCCACCGCCACTGAGGCCTGA
- a CDS encoding hypothetical protein (COG:G; EggNog:ENOG503P0XZ), with translation MPIAYRCHQRQHYPTDSFSIEQAPWTAQVLNNHPFPHALTDEPTSQPTAVIYTGNQWMQITMESAKNSSKSSNMKEILARLGGVFPMDEEVVLKPTGRIKALEPTGGQKEYFIKVAYGEQGRVMLNGEAMSSLMIYDLMPDFMPKPVGFGAYQQEQAAYFYLSEFVDMVRRPSRSFAEQELTCTK, from the exons ATGCCCATCGCTTATCGTTGTCACCAACGCCAGCATTACCCGACCGACAGCTTCTCCATCGAACAAGCCCCGTGGACAGCTCAAgttctcaacaaccacccctttCCGCATGCACTCACAGACGAACCAACTTCCCAACCAACCGCTGTGATATATACGGGTAATCAGTGGATGCAGATCACCATGGAGAGTGCTAAGaactcgtcaaagtcgagcAACATGAAGGAAATTCTTGCTCGACTGGGCGGTGTTTTCCCCATGGATGAAGAAGTTGTTTTGAAGC CCACTGGTCGTATCAAGGCCCTGGAACCAACCGGTGGCCAGAAAGAGTATTTCATCAAG GTTGCCTATGGTGAGCAAGGGCGGGTCATGCTGAACGGGGAAGCCATGTCGTCTCTGATGATCTACGACCTCATGCCGGACTTCATGCCGAAACCCGTTGGATTCGGCGCCTATCAACAAGAGCAAGCTGCGTATTTCTATCTCTCCGAATTCGTGGACATGGTTCGTCGTCCATCTCGTTCATTCGCAGAGCAAGAACTTACTTGCACGAAATAG
- a CDS encoding hypothetical protein (COG:G; EggNog:ENOG503P0XZ): MGISKETNKSLLFDAGSYFDHNEMELGHWRCEFSAVFRDKSYTEHYQQNYPPPEPVEEFDDRNRLYSLKGAIVYSAGHPQSSMRKTAYNNMLYLIEKYAPLNKVDKYDPNIDPSITGACIVPHLAEGFI; this comes from the exons ATGGGGATCAGCAAAGAGACCAACAAGTCCCTCCTCTTCGATGCTGGATCATACTTTGACCACAACGAGATGGAACTTGGGCACTGGAGGTGCGAATTCAGTGCCGTGTTCCGTGACAAGAGCTACACGGAACACTACCAACAAAATTACCCTCCTCCTGAGCctgtggaggagtttgacgaTCGCAACCGGCTGTACAGCCTCAAAGGAGCCATCGTTTATTCCGCTGGCCACCCGCAGAGTTCCATGAGAAAGAC GGCGTACAACAATATGCTGTATCTCATTGAAAAGTACGCCCCACTGAACAAGGTAGACAAATACGATCCGAACATCGACCCATCCATCACGGGGGCATGCATCGTGCCCCATCTTGCCGAGGGGTTTATTTGA
- a CDS encoding hypothetical protein (EggNog:ENOG503P8XP) codes for MAAAVLHLRESIDRPDSRVSFAQSEASSHSTYHSFQDLDLQEPEVPPPAPSNPTSRPPVRLPAPASVPITHQRPPVAWEMRRQDSGYESITPARKDSFPSHHKGASTTSLASSGRKRVRPATRRSPRSAPASQLPRSSRNSVSPSPDYRQSEEVQQEVSYFHFPQPEFTSGPALDDTVGSHNPRDFATEGNYTHKFEVAVYPPPPQTTHYWTSDQTRRLEYAAIDAASKGVRGWVMRHVVPECFVPPSKRRVGFEDDRGSVIRYRLDLDTEDDDEEKGNSESRKGWRTWLFSVRRR; via the coding sequence ATGGCTGCCGCTGTACTTCATCTGAGAGAGTCTATCGACCGCCCTGACTCGCGGGTGAGCTTCGCGCAATCTGAAGCTTCCAGCCACTCAACCTATCATAGCTTTCAGGATCTCGATCTTCAGGAACCCGaggtaccaccaccagcaccctccAATCCTACCTCGAGGCCGCCTGTTCGTTTGCCAGCTCCTGCATCTGTTCCCATTACTCATCAACGTCCACCGGTAGCTTGGGAGATGCGGCGACAGGATTCGGGCTATGAATCAATCACACCAGCCCGCAAGGATTCATTCCCATCTCATCACAAGGGAGCCTCGACAACATCTCTGGCTTCAAGCGGCCGGAAACGTGTCAGGCCTGCCACCCGGCGATCTCCCAGGTCTGCGCCAGCTTCGCAACTCCCAAGAAGTAGCCGCAACTCTGTCTCGCCCTCCCCCGATTACCGACAATCGGAGGAGGTTCAACAAGAGGTTTCCTACTTTCACTTCCCACAGCCGGAATTCACCTCGGGGCCGGCATTGGACGATACCGTCGGCTCTCACAACCCTCGTGATTTCGCTACTGAAGGCAACTACACCCACAAATTTGAGGTTGCGGTctatccaccccctccacagaCGACGCATTACTGGACAAGCGATCAGACGCGACGACTTGAGTATGCGGCCATTGATGCCGCGAGCAAGGGCGTTCGCGGCTGGGTTATGCGTCATGTCGTCCCAGAGTGCTTTGTGCCCCCAAGCAAGCGAAGGGTGGGGTTCGAGGACGACAGAGGCAGCGTGATTCGGTACCGCCTTGACCTCGACAcggaggatgacgacgaggagaaggggaactCAGAGTCGAGAAAGGGGTGGAGGACTTGGTTATTCAGCGTCCGGCGCCGTTGA
- a CDS encoding hypothetical protein (EggNog:ENOG503PG89), giving the protein MGINLSEYENHSLIWSGNIKGHTGIRTDILPLVEAFFNYTLMFIVLTLLFVVAIRKRRGLWSNSQMTWDASNKLSSVATGSSPTSETPGYSDDGLQEHGFCLESQQTETSSHPTDSQPSSQPLLSSAPPALPRQPPPAAHLDPEPISIAQQRIPRRPLAPSIPLSPTKPSSPSGIPSSPQSIHPVHGGFLTRQRTIEELDAQKVLVLEMSPLHHPHRIASSDDGEEVADGFQMQNRVHLSVGESSANAMVATRYQAAQGHDPSLEEDTELDTVVDGFQMGSAQRRTKEVESTTKSQKSQDHDEPLAESDVVADGFQMQSKLPSYDEAAPARTGVGYLREKDDQDKRARGRARSF; this is encoded by the coding sequence ATGGGCATTAACCTCAGCGAGTATGAAAACCATAGCCTCATCTGGTCTGGAAACATTAAAGGACATACGGGTATCCGCACAGATATCTTACCCTTAGTTgaggccttcttcaactACACTCTCATGTTCATCGTTCTCACGCTCTTGTTCGTCGTGGCCATCCGAAAGCGAAGGGGTCTCTGGTCCAATTCCCAAATGACTTGGGATGCATCAAACAAGTTGTCCAGCGTTGCAACTGGTTCCTCCCCTACCTCTGAGACTCCAGGGTACTCGGATGATGGCCTGCAGGAGCACGGGTTCTGTCTCGAATCTCAGCAAACAGAAACATCTTCTCATCCGACAGATTCTCAACCATCCAGCCAACCACTTCTGTCTTCAGCACCACCTGCGTTGCCTCGACAACCCCCTCCTGCAGCGCACCTAGATCCAGAACCTATCTCAATCGCACAGCAAAGAATCCCACGAAGACCGCTTGCCCCATCGATACCTctatcaccaaccaaaccaagCTCGCCATCAGGCATaccatcctcaccacaaaGTATACACCCAGTCCACGGGGGGTTTCTGACACGTCAGCGGACTATCGAGGAGTTGGACGCGCAAAAGGTGTTGGTATTAGAGATGTCACCACTACACCATCCACACAGAATCGCTTCCAGCGAcgatggagaagaagtggCGGATGGATTTCAAATGCAGAATCGCGTCCACTTGAGTGTAGGAGAAAGCTCGGCAAATGCTATGGTTGCCACTAGATACCAGGCAGCGCAGGGGCATGATCCATCTTTGGAAGAAGACACAGAGCTGGACACGGTGGTCGACGGGTTTCAAATGGGCTCGGCACAGAGAAGGACAAAGGAAGTGGAATCGACAACCAAATCCCAGAAGTCCCAAGACCATGACGAACCTCTTGCGGAGTCAGACGTGGTAGCTGATGGGTTTCAAATGCAATCTAAGCTGCCGAGTTATGATGAGGCGGCCCCGGCGAGGACTGGGGTAGGGTacttgagggagaaggacgaCCAAGATAAGAGAGCGAGGGGGAGAGCGAGATCATTTTGA
- the AMO1 gene encoding peroxisomal copper amine oxidase (EggNog:ENOG503NTVH; COG:Q), which translates to MGSIVTDLPHPFDPLSLAEIETAINIVKKAHGQVFFNVVSLQEPRKAEMTAWLANPETTPRPKRFADVVVIAPGGKVYDGLVDLAEAKITKWDLLDGEQPIITMEELQLVEHVVRKDPKVIEQCIISGVAPEDMHKVYCDPWTIGYDERFGNKVRLQQALMYYRPDIDNCQYQYPLDFCPIYDADKGEIIAIDIPKVRRPLSKAPPMDYHPTAVEARGGYRTDLKPINITQPEGVSFKLTGREIEWQNWKFHIGFNYREGIVLNNITFNDKGTVRPIFYRLSLAEMVVPYGNPEAPHHRKHALDQGEYGAGYMTNSLSLGCDCKGSIHYMDAEFPTRDGGLRTIKNAICIHEEDAGILFKHSDFRDDSVIVTRGRKLIIQQIFTAANYEYVVAWVFHQDGTIAPEIKLTGILNTYAMLEDEDTKGWGTQVYPGVNAHNHQHLFCLRIDANIDGPNNTVFVNDAVPSEAPVGSPENFYGNGFYNKRTKLVTEGEAMTDYNGATSRAWEIANTNKLNPYSKKPVSYKLVSREVPGLMPKEGSLVWKRAAFARHAVHVTKYRDDELWPAGKHVPQTSGEPSRGITEWIGDGTTSIDNADIVLWHTFGVTHFPSPEDFPVMPAEPMMLLLRPRNFFAGNPVMDVPPSYASTPSQILAGKQGVLDATDKLSTLAFANGNGASCCKSNGFNGTH; encoded by the exons ATGGGCTCCATCGTCACcgacctccctcaccccttcgaccctctctctctggccgagattgagacGGCCATCAACATCGTCAAGAAGGCTCACGGCCAAGTCTTCTTCAATGTCGTCTCTCTCCAGGAACCTCGCAAGGCTGAGATGACAGCATGGCTCGCCAACCCCGAGACCACCCCCCGCCCAAAGCGTTTTGCTGATGTTGTGGTGATCGCTCCCGGCGGCAAGGTCTACGATGGTCTCGTTGATCTTGCTGAGGCCAAGATCACCAAGTGGGATCTGTTGGATGGAGAGCAGCCTATT ATCACCATGGAGGAGCTCCAGCTGGTAGAGCACGTCGTCCGCAAGGACCCCAAGGTCATTGAACAGTGCATCATCAGCGGTGTTGCCCCAGAGGACATGCACAAGGTCTATTGCGACCCATGGACCATTGGCTACGATGAGCGGTTTGGCAACAAGGTGCGGTTGCAACAGGCACTCATGTACTACCGTCCAGACATCGACAACTGCCAGTACCAGTACCCTCTTGACTTCTGCCCTATCTACGATGCCGACAAGGGTGAGATCATTGCCATCGATATCCCCAAAGTCCGCCGCCCACTCAGCAAGGCCCCGCCTATGGACTATCATCCTACTGCGGTGGAGGCCCGTGGTGGTTACCGCACCGATCTGAagcccatcaacatcacccagCCCGAAGGTGTTTCGTTCAAGCTTACCGGCAGGGAGATTGAGTGGCAAAACTGGAAGTTCCACATCGGCTTCAACTACAGAGAAGGCATCGtgctcaacaacatcaccttCAACGACAAGGGCACCGTCCGCCCCATCTTCTACAGACTTTCTCTCGCCGAAATGGTCGTCCCATATGGTAACCCCGAggccccccaccaccgcaagCACGCTCTTGACCAGGGTGAGTATGGTGCTGGCTACATGACCAACAGCCTGTCCCTTGGCTGCGACTGCAAGGGCTCCATTCACTACATGGATGCAGAGTTCCCCACCCGTGATGGTGGTCTTCGCACCATCAAGAATGCCATCTGCATtcacgaggaggatgccggcATCCTCTTCAAGCATAGCGACTTCCGTGACGATTCAGTCATCGTCACCCGTGGCCGCAAGCTGATCATCCAACAAATCTTCACCGCCGCCAACTACGAGTACGTCGTCGCCTGGGTGTTCCACCAGGATGGCACCATTGCCCCTGAGATCAAGCTCACCGGTATCTTGAACACCTACGCCAtgctcgaggacgaggacacCAAGGGCTGGGGCACTCAGGTCTACCCCGGCGTCAACgcccacaaccaccagcaTCTCTTCTGCCTCCGCATCGACGCCAACATCGACGGTCCCAACAACACCGTCTTCGTCAACGACGCCGTCCCCAGCGAGGCCCCCGTCGGCAGCCCCGAGAACTTTTACGGCAACGGTTTCTACAACAAGCGCACCAAGCTCGTGACCGAGGGCGAGGCCATGACGGACTACAACGGCGCCACCTCCCGCGCCTGGGAGatcgccaacaccaacaagctGAACCCCTACAGCAAGAAGCCCGTCAGCTACAAGTTGGTCAGCAGAGAGGTCCCCGGCCTCATGCCCAAGGAGGGCTCCCTGGTCTGGAAGCGCGCCGCCTTTGCCAGACATGCCGTCCACGTCACCAAGTACCGCGACGACGAGCTTTGGCCCGCGGGAAAACACGTCCCCCAGACCTCTGGCGAGCCATCCCGCGGCATCACCGAGTGGATTGGTGAcggcaccacctccatcgacAACGCCGACATTGTCCTCTGGCACACCTTTGGCGTGACCCACTTCCCGTCCCCCGAGGACTTCCCCGTCATGCCTGCCGAGCCGATGatgcttctcctccgccctcgaaACTTCTTCGCCGGCAACCCGGTGATGGATGTTCCTCCCAGCTATGCCAGCACCCCGAGCCAGATTCTCGCCGGCAAGCAGGGTGTTTTAGACGCTACTGACAAGCTTAGTACTCTTGCTTttgccaacggcaacggcgcCAGCTGCTGCAAGAGCAATGGTTTCAATGGCACTCACTAG